One window from the genome of Elephas maximus indicus isolate mEleMax1 chromosome 8, mEleMax1 primary haplotype, whole genome shotgun sequence encodes:
- the GPR141 gene encoding probable G-protein coupled receptor 141 isoform X2, which translates to MTTVPCIFYHKQIIRGKDQIYALLSSSRRNMELMNTTIFSNASAVDLDHCDWRCRMILIALYSVVLLGGTAGTIMMLRMMFKRKSQSMIAMIIPNIIVLHSILLVSLPFRLSYYVSVVWVFGSFACRVVSSIIYGHMYFTFVFYVAIIISRLLNYFKKLQMQRLQKYHVVVLSIVIWIVGSLVFLPIYFFKYGTDPRHSEQQRCFEFYKDLNHREFIVINYSMIVIMMTTVVALFLIKMAVIFQMIKALWPDMWAHQEYRAQIKSLFFLLVIVVCFIPHHAFRIHFIQNYSEKEDSELVLYNEICVALTTVCCLDMLCFIGGAIH; encoded by the coding sequence ATTTATGCTCTTCTAAGCTCTTCCCGGCGAAACATGGAGCTGATGAATACCACCATCTTCTCAAACGCCTCGGCTGTAGACCTGGACCACTGTGACTGGCGTTGTAGGATGATACTGATAGCACTCTACAGTGTGGTTTTGCTCGGAGGCACTGCCGGAACAATTATGATGTTACGGATGATGTtcaaaaggaagagtcaatcaatgaTCGCCATGATCATCCCCAATATCATAGTGCTGCACTCGATACTTCTGGTCAGTCTTCCATTCCGCCTCAGCTATTATGTGTCCGTTGTCTGGGTGTTTGGATCCTTTGCCTGCCGAGTGGTCAGCAGCATAATATATGGTCATATGTACTTTACCTTTGTTTTCTATGTGGCCATTATCATATCCCGACTACTCaactattttaaaaaactccAAATGCAACGGTTGCAGAAGTACCATGTGGTAGTTTTAAGCATTGTTATTTGGATCGTGGGGAGCCTCGTTTTTTtaccaatatatttttttaaatatggtacAGATCCGAGACACTCAGAACAGCAACGATGCTTTGAGTTCTACAAAGATCTCAACCACAGGGAATTCATTGTCATAAACTATTCTATGATTGTGATTATGATGACCACCGTTGTGGCCCTCTTCCTAATAAAGATGGCTGTCATTTTTCAAATGATTAAAGCTCTTTGGCCTGACATGTGGGCCCATCAAGAGTACAGAGCTCAAATCAAgagcctcttcttcctcctggtAATAGTTGTGTGTTTTATACCCCACCATGCATTCCGGATACACTTTATTCAAAATTATTCAGAAAAAGAAGATTCTGAGTTAGTTCTTTATAATGAAATTTGTGTTGCTTTAACTACAGTCTGTTGCCTAGATATGCTGTGTTTCATAGGTGGAGCTATTCATTGA
- the GPR141 gene encoding probable G-protein coupled receptor 141 isoform X4, whose product MELMNTTIFSNASAVDLDHCDWRCRMILIALYSVVLLGGTAGTIMMLRMMFKRKSQSMIAMIIPNIIVLHSILLVSLPFRLSYYVSVVWVFGSFACRVVSSIIYGHMYFTFVFYVAIIISRLLNYFKKLQMQRLQKYHVVVLSIVIWIVGSLVFLPIYFFKYGTDPRHSEQQRCFEFYKDLNHREFIVINYSMIVIMMTTVVALFLIKMAVIFQMIKALWPDMWAHQEYRAQIKSLFFLLVIVVCFIPHHAFRIHFIQNYSEKEDSELVLYNEICVALTTVCCLDMLCFIGGAIH is encoded by the coding sequence ATGGAGCTGATGAATACCACCATCTTCTCAAACGCCTCGGCTGTAGACCTGGACCACTGTGACTGGCGTTGTAGGATGATACTGATAGCACTCTACAGTGTGGTTTTGCTCGGAGGCACTGCCGGAACAATTATGATGTTACGGATGATGTtcaaaaggaagagtcaatcaatgaTCGCCATGATCATCCCCAATATCATAGTGCTGCACTCGATACTTCTGGTCAGTCTTCCATTCCGCCTCAGCTATTATGTGTCCGTTGTCTGGGTGTTTGGATCCTTTGCCTGCCGAGTGGTCAGCAGCATAATATATGGTCATATGTACTTTACCTTTGTTTTCTATGTGGCCATTATCATATCCCGACTACTCaactattttaaaaaactccAAATGCAACGGTTGCAGAAGTACCATGTGGTAGTTTTAAGCATTGTTATTTGGATCGTGGGGAGCCTCGTTTTTTtaccaatatatttttttaaatatggtacAGATCCGAGACACTCAGAACAGCAACGATGCTTTGAGTTCTACAAAGATCTCAACCACAGGGAATTCATTGTCATAAACTATTCTATGATTGTGATTATGATGACCACCGTTGTGGCCCTCTTCCTAATAAAGATGGCTGTCATTTTTCAAATGATTAAAGCTCTTTGGCCTGACATGTGGGCCCATCAAGAGTACAGAGCTCAAATCAAgagcctcttcttcctcctggtAATAGTTGTGTGTTTTATACCCCACCATGCATTCCGGATACACTTTATTCAAAATTATTCAGAAAAAGAAGATTCTGAGTTAGTTCTTTATAATGAAATTTGTGTTGCTTTAACTACAGTCTGTTGCCTAGATATGCTGTGTTTCATAGGTGGAGCTATTCATTGA
- the GPR141 gene encoding probable G-protein coupled receptor 141 isoform X1 — MYSSASKDQTIVTNSQWVKIYALLSSSRRNMELMNTTIFSNASAVDLDHCDWRCRMILIALYSVVLLGGTAGTIMMLRMMFKRKSQSMIAMIIPNIIVLHSILLVSLPFRLSYYVSVVWVFGSFACRVVSSIIYGHMYFTFVFYVAIIISRLLNYFKKLQMQRLQKYHVVVLSIVIWIVGSLVFLPIYFFKYGTDPRHSEQQRCFEFYKDLNHREFIVINYSMIVIMMTTVVALFLIKMAVIFQMIKALWPDMWAHQEYRAQIKSLFFLLVIVVCFIPHHAFRIHFIQNYSEKEDSELVLYNEICVALTTVCCLDMLCFIGGAIH; from the coding sequence ATTTATGCTCTTCTAAGCTCTTCCCGGCGAAACATGGAGCTGATGAATACCACCATCTTCTCAAACGCCTCGGCTGTAGACCTGGACCACTGTGACTGGCGTTGTAGGATGATACTGATAGCACTCTACAGTGTGGTTTTGCTCGGAGGCACTGCCGGAACAATTATGATGTTACGGATGATGTtcaaaaggaagagtcaatcaatgaTCGCCATGATCATCCCCAATATCATAGTGCTGCACTCGATACTTCTGGTCAGTCTTCCATTCCGCCTCAGCTATTATGTGTCCGTTGTCTGGGTGTTTGGATCCTTTGCCTGCCGAGTGGTCAGCAGCATAATATATGGTCATATGTACTTTACCTTTGTTTTCTATGTGGCCATTATCATATCCCGACTACTCaactattttaaaaaactccAAATGCAACGGTTGCAGAAGTACCATGTGGTAGTTTTAAGCATTGTTATTTGGATCGTGGGGAGCCTCGTTTTTTtaccaatatatttttttaaatatggtacAGATCCGAGACACTCAGAACAGCAACGATGCTTTGAGTTCTACAAAGATCTCAACCACAGGGAATTCATTGTCATAAACTATTCTATGATTGTGATTATGATGACCACCGTTGTGGCCCTCTTCCTAATAAAGATGGCTGTCATTTTTCAAATGATTAAAGCTCTTTGGCCTGACATGTGGGCCCATCAAGAGTACAGAGCTCAAATCAAgagcctcttcttcctcctggtAATAGTTGTGTGTTTTATACCCCACCATGCATTCCGGATACACTTTATTCAAAATTATTCAGAAAAAGAAGATTCTGAGTTAGTTCTTTATAATGAAATTTGTGTTGCTTTAACTACAGTCTGTTGCCTAGATATGCTGTGTTTCATAGGTGGAGCTATTCATTGA